The following proteins come from a genomic window of Pyxidicoccus sp. MSG2:
- a CDS encoding alpha-amylase family protein, with protein sequence MIQDLWYKNAVVYCLDVETFMDGNGDGVGDFIGLQRRLDYLAGLGITCLWLMPFHPSPNRDNGYDITDHYGVDPRLGSLGDFVEFTHHAKQRGMRVIIDLVVNHTSDKHPWFQAARKDPASRFRDFYVWSDKKPKGANKGMVFPGSQESTWTYDRDAKAWYFHRFFPFQPELNVANPTVREELLKVMGYWLELGVSGFRVDAVPFLIELKGLKNHGIKDPYQLLSEMREFLSWRTGDAILLAEANVTMDEVMNFFGADGDRMQMVFNFAANQNLFLSLVTEDAMPLAEALASAPRLPQTAQWANFLRNHDELDLGRLPATGRKRVFAELGPEPKMQLYGRGLRRRLAPMLSGDRRRLELAFSLMLSLPGTPVLWYGDELGMGEDLSQHERASVRMPMQWANEPHAGFTRAAEPFRSVVAEGAFGYPRVNVETQRRDPASMLNWMERMVRMRKECPELGWGAWKLLRVKPGNVLALRYDWKDETLVTLHNLSGKACEVSFNPGGPPARLVHALSDAHSQPLKGSRHRLTLEGYGYRWFRMEPVS encoded by the coding sequence ATGATTCAGGACCTCTGGTACAAGAACGCCGTCGTCTATTGCCTGGACGTCGAGACGTTCATGGATGGCAACGGCGACGGCGTGGGCGACTTCATCGGGCTCCAGCGGCGACTGGACTACCTGGCGGGCCTGGGCATCACCTGCCTGTGGTTGATGCCCTTCCACCCCTCGCCCAACCGCGACAACGGCTACGACATCACCGACCACTACGGAGTGGACCCGCGGCTGGGCTCGCTGGGGGACTTCGTGGAATTCACCCACCACGCGAAGCAGCGCGGCATGCGCGTCATCATCGACCTGGTCGTCAACCACACCAGCGACAAGCACCCCTGGTTCCAGGCCGCGCGGAAGGACCCGGCCAGCCGCTTCCGCGACTTCTACGTCTGGTCCGACAAGAAGCCGAAGGGCGCGAACAAGGGCATGGTGTTCCCGGGCTCGCAGGAGAGCACGTGGACGTATGACCGGGACGCGAAGGCCTGGTACTTCCACCGCTTCTTCCCCTTCCAGCCCGAGCTGAACGTCGCCAACCCCACCGTGCGTGAGGAGTTGCTCAAGGTGATGGGCTACTGGCTGGAGCTGGGCGTGTCCGGCTTCCGGGTGGACGCGGTGCCCTTCCTCATCGAGCTCAAGGGGCTCAAGAACCACGGCATCAAGGACCCGTACCAACTGCTCAGCGAGATGCGCGAGTTCCTCTCGTGGCGCACCGGGGACGCCATCCTCCTGGCCGAGGCGAACGTCACCATGGACGAGGTGATGAACTTCTTCGGCGCGGACGGAGACCGCATGCAGATGGTCTTCAACTTCGCCGCCAACCAGAACCTCTTCCTCTCACTGGTGACGGAGGACGCCATGCCGCTGGCGGAGGCGCTGGCTTCCGCGCCGCGCCTGCCGCAGACGGCGCAGTGGGCCAACTTCCTGCGCAACCACGACGAGCTGGACCTGGGCCGCCTGCCGGCCACCGGGCGCAAGCGCGTGTTCGCGGAGCTGGGCCCGGAGCCGAAGATGCAGCTCTATGGCCGCGGGCTGCGACGGCGGCTGGCGCCGATGCTGTCCGGAGACCGGCGCCGACTGGAGCTGGCCTTCAGCCTGATGCTGTCCCTGCCGGGCACGCCGGTGCTCTGGTACGGCGACGAGCTGGGCATGGGCGAAGATTTGTCGCAGCACGAGCGCGCGAGCGTGCGCATGCCGATGCAGTGGGCCAATGAGCCACACGCCGGCTTCACCCGCGCGGCCGAGCCCTTCCGGTCCGTGGTGGCGGAGGGTGCCTTCGGCTACCCACGCGTGAATGTGGAGACGCAGCGGAGAGACCCTGCGTCGATGCTCAACTGGATGGAGCGCATGGTGCGCATGCGCAAGGAGTGTCCCGAGCTGGGCTGGGGTGCGTGGAAGCTCCTGCGCGTGAAGCCGGGGAACGTGCTCGCGCTGCGGTACGACTGGAAGGACGAGACACTGGTGACGCTGCACAACCTGTCCGGCAAGGCGTGCGAGGTGAGCTTCAATCCCGGCGGGCCTCCGGCGCGGCTCGTCCATGCGCTGTCGGATGCGCACTCGCAGCCTCTCAAGGGCAGCAGGCACCGCTTGACGCTGGAGGGCTATGGCTACCGGTGGTTCCGCATGGAGCCTGTGAGCTGA
- a CDS encoding TIGR03885 family FMN-dependent LLM class oxidoreductase, translating into MRQHDVRGACASAQPVGGGFHQRTLARTARSRQREGGSNLRRDMLTLGYHASHEQFPPSELLRLVRQADAAGFMAALNSDHFHPWSEAQGQSGFAWSWMGAALATTKLASVGVVNAPGQRYHPAIIAQALGTLAEMFPGRAWAALGSGQLVNEGITGEPWPAKDQRNARLKECVEVMRALFRGERVTHRGLVTVEEAKLYSRPAKPPLLVGAAITLETAEWVGSWADGLITVSKPPAELRKMRDAFWRGGGEGKPMFLKVQLSWAREEAAALQGAMEQWAPNIFASSVLTDLRRPEQFQELAKTVQPRDLEAHVRISSSLQRHVDWLAEDVRLGFSHLYLHNVNRGQDAFIQAFAEKVLPALRSA; encoded by the coding sequence ATGCGGCAGCACGACGTGCGCGGTGCGTGTGCCAGCGCACAGCCCGTGGGCGGGGGCTTCCATCAGCGGACACTCGCGAGGACGGCACGGTCGCGGCAGCGCGAGGGCGGCTCCAACCTGCGCCGGGACATGCTCACCCTCGGCTATCACGCATCACACGAGCAGTTCCCCCCGAGCGAGCTGCTGCGCCTCGTGCGCCAGGCGGACGCGGCGGGCTTCATGGCGGCGCTCAACTCGGACCACTTCCACCCGTGGAGCGAGGCGCAGGGACAGAGCGGCTTCGCCTGGAGCTGGATGGGAGCGGCGCTGGCCACCACGAAGCTGGCGAGCGTGGGCGTGGTGAACGCGCCGGGGCAGCGCTACCACCCGGCCATCATCGCGCAGGCGCTGGGCACGCTCGCGGAGATGTTCCCCGGACGCGCCTGGGCGGCGCTGGGCAGCGGGCAGCTCGTCAACGAGGGCATCACCGGCGAGCCCTGGCCCGCGAAGGACCAGCGCAACGCGCGACTGAAGGAGTGCGTGGAGGTGATGCGCGCGCTCTTCCGAGGCGAGCGGGTGACACACCGGGGGCTCGTCACGGTGGAGGAGGCGAAGCTCTACTCGCGCCCCGCGAAGCCGCCGCTGCTGGTGGGCGCGGCGATTACGCTCGAGACGGCGGAGTGGGTGGGAAGCTGGGCGGACGGTCTCATCACGGTGAGCAAGCCACCGGCTGAACTGCGGAAGATGCGGGATGCCTTCTGGCGCGGCGGCGGCGAGGGCAAGCCGATGTTCCTCAAGGTCCAGCTTTCGTGGGCCCGCGAAGAAGCGGCGGCGCTCCAGGGCGCGATGGAGCAGTGGGCGCCAAACATCTTCGCCAGCTCCGTGCTCACGGACCTGCGACGGCCCGAGCAGTTCCAGGAACTCGCGAAGACCGTGCAGCCCAGGGACCTGGAGGCCCACGTGCGGATCTCCTCCAGCCTTCAGCGCCACGTGGACTGGCTGGCGGAGGACGTGCGACTCGGCTTCAGCCACCTGTACCTGCACAACGTCAACCGCGGGCAGGACGCGTTCATCCAGGCTTTCGCGGAGAAGGTGCTTCCGGCGCTGCGCTCGGCGTGA
- a CDS encoding DUF418 domain-containing protein — translation MSELTSPAAPAGSTSEARPVAASERVTLLDALRGFALFGVFLSNAITWFSGRTLLPREQAQAQAAPLLEVIVNSVYQTLVNQKFITIFSFLFGLGFSIQLARASARGGAIVPLYSRRLFILLCMGVVHLFGIWIGDILHTYAMVGFLLLLFRARSNKTVLVWAVGLMVVMSLLLPVLQRYGPVLLHGAESAAEMAKASQAEEAGHRTQLLVALSSPSPLTGMAGRVTYYVDTFWRINRIKWMGLILARFLFGLLAGRLLLLQDVEKNRPLLRRMLGWGFGVGGAISVAGLVMTRLRAMGLLTSQDSVWQFVVNNLQEIGFLALGAGYVAAFALLLQRVRWQRVLGGLAPVGRMALSQYLLQSVVSVSIYDGWGLGLIGKLPPSRVVAICFVVFAAQVALSHWWLARFRFGPAEWLWRSLTYGRAQPMRLVAGAKAADAAAS, via the coding sequence ATGTCCGAGCTCACTTCTCCCGCGGCGCCTGCCGGGAGCACCTCCGAGGCCCGCCCGGTGGCTGCCTCCGAGCGGGTCACCCTGCTGGACGCGCTGCGCGGCTTCGCGCTGTTCGGGGTCTTCCTCTCCAATGCCATCACCTGGTTCAGCGGCCGGACGCTGCTGCCCCGCGAGCAGGCGCAGGCGCAGGCAGCGCCGCTGCTCGAGGTCATCGTCAACTCCGTCTACCAGACGCTGGTGAACCAGAAGTTCATCACCATCTTCTCGTTCCTCTTCGGGCTGGGCTTCTCCATCCAGCTCGCTCGGGCCTCGGCGCGGGGGGGCGCCATCGTCCCGCTCTACTCGCGGCGGCTGTTCATCCTGCTGTGCATGGGCGTGGTGCACCTGTTCGGCATCTGGATTGGCGACATCCTCCACACGTACGCGATGGTGGGCTTCCTGCTGCTGCTGTTCCGCGCGCGCTCGAACAAGACGGTGCTGGTGTGGGCGGTGGGGTTGATGGTGGTGATGTCGCTGCTGCTGCCCGTGCTCCAGCGCTACGGGCCGGTGCTGCTGCACGGCGCGGAATCGGCGGCGGAGATGGCGAAGGCGTCCCAGGCCGAGGAAGCCGGCCACCGGACGCAGTTGCTGGTGGCGCTCTCCAGCCCCTCTCCGTTGACGGGGATGGCGGGGCGCGTGACGTACTACGTGGACACGTTCTGGCGCATCAACCGCATCAAGTGGATGGGCCTCATCCTCGCGCGCTTCCTGTTCGGCCTGCTGGCGGGACGGCTCCTGCTGCTCCAGGACGTGGAGAAGAACCGCCCGCTGCTCCGCCGGATGCTCGGCTGGGGATTCGGGGTGGGCGGGGCCATCAGTGTCGCCGGGCTGGTGATGACCCGCCTGCGCGCCATGGGCCTGCTGACGTCCCAGGACAGCGTGTGGCAGTTCGTCGTGAACAACCTCCAGGAGATTGGCTTCCTGGCGCTGGGCGCGGGGTACGTGGCCGCCTTCGCCCTGCTGTTGCAGCGCGTGCGCTGGCAGCGGGTGCTGGGAGGGCTCGCGCCCGTGGGGCGCATGGCGCTCAGCCAGTACCTGCTGCAGTCCGTCGTGAGCGTGTCCATCTACGACGGCTGGGGATTGGGGCTCATCGGCAAGCTGCCGCCGTCGCGCGTCGTCGCCATCTGCTTCGTCGTGTTCGCCGCGCAGGTGGCACTCAGCCACTGGTGGCTGGCGCGCTTCCGCTTCGGTCCGGCCGAGTGGCTCTGGCGCTCGCTCACCTACGGCCGCGCGCAGCCCATGCGCCTGGTGGCGGGGGCGAAGGCGGCGGATGCCGCGGCGTCGTGA
- a CDS encoding di-heme oxidoredictase family protein, translating to MRGRLYLVGIPVGALLLTVVWAAPGRRPPVLELGDLTSVVEPGEELSGGTTTVTDPGRNAFGRSLMNMDRARWPEFHAGKKVFGRDWNDTRTGPVIVGPLFSAASCMTCHVKDGRGRPPASPAQAPESIVFQLTAPEGRGPHPVYGEQLDLHAVDGRTAEGSVEVDYDEVRGEFATGEDYALLRPRYRFKDLSQGPLGEKTPFSPRVAPANFGLGLLEAIPEDTLLALADPDDADHDGISGRPNQVLDVAEQRTKTGRFGWKANQPSLQQQVAHALVADMGLTTALFPKEQGHDAAAAPGGPEVTPEELERLVFYMRLVAAPKRRDWDAPPVLRGKAVFRAIGCSGCHVSTAFETGTVPGFPELSGQKIHPYTDLLLHDMGEGLADGRKDGLATGQEWRTPPLWGLGHQEAVNGHTRLLHDGRARNAEEAVLWHGGEAASAQERYVRLRREDREALLAFLKSL from the coding sequence ATGCGCGGGCGGCTGTACCTTGTTGGCATTCCCGTGGGCGCCCTCCTGCTCACCGTCGTCTGGGCAGCCCCGGGGCGGCGCCCGCCCGTGCTCGAGCTGGGGGACCTGACGTCCGTGGTGGAGCCGGGAGAGGAGCTCTCCGGTGGCACCACCACCGTGACGGACCCCGGACGCAATGCCTTCGGCCGCTCGCTGATGAACATGGACCGGGCACGCTGGCCGGAGTTCCACGCGGGCAAGAAGGTGTTCGGCCGCGACTGGAACGACACACGCACCGGGCCCGTCATCGTGGGCCCGCTCTTCAGTGCCGCCTCCTGCATGACGTGCCACGTGAAGGACGGGCGCGGCCGGCCTCCGGCCTCACCGGCGCAGGCGCCTGAGTCGATCGTCTTCCAGCTCACCGCGCCGGAAGGACGTGGGCCGCATCCCGTCTACGGCGAGCAGCTCGACCTGCACGCGGTGGACGGACGGACCGCGGAGGGCAGCGTCGAGGTGGACTACGACGAGGTGCGCGGCGAGTTCGCCACGGGCGAGGACTACGCGCTGCTGCGCCCGCGCTACCGGTTCAAGGACCTCTCCCAGGGCCCGCTCGGTGAAAAGACGCCCTTCTCCCCGCGGGTGGCCCCGGCCAACTTCGGCCTGGGGCTGCTCGAGGCGATTCCCGAGGACACGTTGCTCGCCCTCGCGGACCCCGACGACGCGGACCACGACGGCATCTCCGGACGGCCGAACCAGGTGCTGGACGTGGCCGAGCAGCGGACGAAGACGGGCCGCTTCGGCTGGAAGGCCAACCAGCCTTCACTCCAGCAGCAGGTGGCCCACGCCCTGGTCGCGGACATGGGGCTCACCACGGCCCTCTTCCCGAAGGAGCAGGGACATGACGCCGCCGCCGCGCCCGGTGGGCCGGAGGTGACACCGGAGGAATTGGAGCGCCTGGTCTTCTACATGCGGCTCGTCGCCGCGCCGAAGCGGCGGGACTGGGACGCGCCGCCCGTGCTGCGGGGCAAGGCCGTGTTCCGCGCCATCGGCTGCTCCGGTTGCCACGTGTCCACCGCCTTCGAGACGGGCACCGTGCCCGGCTTCCCCGAGCTGTCCGGACAGAAAATCCATCCGTACACCGACCTGCTGCTGCACGACATGGGCGAGGGGCTCGCGGACGGCCGCAAGGACGGGCTCGCCACCGGCCAGGAGTGGCGCACCCCACCGCTGTGGGGCCTCGGGCACCAGGAGGCCGTCAACGGGCACACCCGCCTGCTGCATGACGGCCGGGCGCGGAACGCCGAGGAGGCCGTCCTGTGGCATGGGGGCGAGGCCGCTTCCGCCCAGGAGCGCTACGTGCGCCTGCGTCGCGAGGACCGGGAGGCGCTGCTCGCGTTCCTGAAGTCGCTCTGA